One Streptomyces sp. NBC_00223 genomic window carries:
- a CDS encoding MFS transporter, with amino-acid sequence MYISSSRAGGHPESPAPPVSAKSPAASDTASDTASPAGRRARGTWWRAGVDANVLALGSVSMVTDISSEMITAVLPMYVIFTLGLSPLQFGALNGMYFGVTALVRVAGGHAADRWQRRKLVAGSGYALSAACKLGLLAAGASVPVLGAVIAADRTGKGLRTGPRDALISLSSTPETLGRSFGAHRALDTTGAFLGPLAAFGLLLATPGHYDTVFVASFCVAALAVMILVLFVRDRRQPMEQGERATVRAVLALLLRPGFRRVGVGVLLLGTVTLSDSFVYLLIQQRLDISEEYFPLLPLGTTGAYLLLAMPLGRFADKAGRLRVFVAGYAALLCAYLLLFGPVGGPLLVVLTLVLHGVFYAATDGVLMAAVGPMVPAHLRAAGMSLIQTGQSMATLASSVLFGAAWSMWGLHTALAVALAVLVVAVAAALIILPLREEHTA; translated from the coding sequence ATGTACATCTCGTCGAGCCGGGCCGGCGGCCACCCGGAGTCACCGGCGCCGCCCGTGTCCGCCAAGTCCCCGGCCGCCTCCGACACCGCCTCGGACACCGCCTCCCCGGCCGGCCGCCGCGCGCGCGGGACGTGGTGGCGGGCGGGCGTGGACGCCAATGTGCTCGCGCTCGGATCGGTCAGCATGGTGACGGACATCTCCTCCGAGATGATCACCGCGGTGCTGCCGATGTACGTCATCTTCACCCTCGGCCTGAGCCCGCTCCAGTTCGGCGCGCTCAACGGCATGTACTTCGGCGTCACCGCACTGGTCCGCGTCGCCGGCGGCCACGCGGCCGACCGCTGGCAGCGCCGCAAGCTGGTGGCGGGCAGCGGATACGCGCTGTCGGCGGCCTGCAAGCTGGGCCTGCTCGCGGCCGGCGCCTCCGTACCGGTGCTGGGCGCGGTGATCGCCGCCGACCGTACGGGCAAGGGCCTGCGCACCGGGCCGCGCGACGCGCTGATCTCGCTGAGCAGCACCCCGGAGACGCTGGGGCGTTCCTTCGGCGCGCACCGGGCGCTGGACACCACCGGCGCGTTCCTCGGTCCGCTGGCCGCCTTCGGGCTGCTGCTGGCCACGCCCGGCCACTACGACACGGTGTTCGTGGCGAGCTTCTGCGTCGCCGCGCTCGCGGTGATGATCCTGGTCCTGTTCGTCCGCGACCGGCGGCAGCCGATGGAGCAGGGCGAGCGGGCGACCGTACGCGCGGTGCTCGCGCTGCTGCTCCGGCCGGGCTTTCGACGGGTGGGCGTCGGCGTCCTGCTGCTGGGCACGGTGACGCTCAGCGACTCGTTCGTCTATCTGCTGATCCAGCAGCGGCTGGACATCTCCGAGGAGTACTTCCCGCTGCTGCCGCTGGGCACCACGGGCGCGTATCTGCTGCTCGCCATGCCGCTCGGCCGGTTCGCCGACAAGGCCGGCCGGCTGCGGGTGTTCGTGGCGGGTTACGCCGCCCTGCTCTGCGCGTATCTGCTGCTGTTCGGCCCGGTGGGCGGTCCCCTTCTGGTGGTCCTCACGCTCGTGCTGCACGGCGTGTTCTACGCCGCCACCGACGGGGTGCTGATGGCCGCCGTCGGGCCGATGGTGCCGGCGCATCTGCGGGCGGCGGGTATGTCGCTGATTCAGACCGGTCAGTCGATGGCCACTTTGGCGTCCTCGGTGCTGTTCGGCGCGGCCTGGTCGATGTGGGGGCTGCACACCGCGCTCGCCGTGGCCCTGGCCGTCCTGGTCGTCGCGGTCGCGGCGGCGTTGATCATCCTTCCGCTGCGTGAGGAGCACACCGCGTGA
- a CDS encoding TolB family protein yields the protein MNTRSRLLTLVVVALVAACAVTGYVLRTRDSGSGGASGTVRLDTAGQILFRDTAPGAGFGRIASVPLDRPGAARTTGSVLCDRLYAADGTGICMQRKGPVPSTHVTVLDRSLRRVREVKAEGFPNRARVSASGAMLSWTTFVQGDSYLRDDFSTRTSILDTRTGRLVDTVEQIPLTLDGKPYHAADVNYWGVGFAADDNTFYATVRTSGRTYLVKGDFRKWTARTLRTNVECPSLSPDNTRIVFKKRVNASANRPWRLYVLDLATMRETPLAEEHSVDDQAAWLDDRTVMYGLPRHGGGWDVWAAPADGSGAPRLLIHDANSPAAVR from the coding sequence GTGAACACCAGAAGCCGGCTGCTGACCCTGGTGGTGGTCGCCCTCGTCGCCGCCTGCGCCGTCACCGGATACGTCCTGCGCACCCGTGACAGCGGCTCAGGAGGCGCGAGCGGCACCGTACGGCTGGACACGGCCGGGCAGATCCTCTTCCGCGACACCGCGCCGGGGGCGGGCTTCGGCCGTATCGCCTCGGTGCCCCTGGACCGCCCGGGCGCCGCGCGGACCACCGGCAGCGTGCTGTGCGACCGGCTCTACGCCGCCGACGGCACCGGGATCTGCATGCAGCGCAAGGGCCCGGTGCCCTCCACGCATGTCACGGTCCTGGACCGCTCGCTGCGGCGGGTGCGCGAGGTCAAGGCCGAGGGCTTCCCCAACCGGGCGCGGGTCTCGGCGAGCGGGGCCATGCTCTCCTGGACCACCTTCGTCCAGGGCGACTCCTATCTGCGGGACGACTTCTCGACCCGTACGTCGATCCTGGACACCAGGACCGGGCGGCTGGTCGACACCGTCGAGCAGATCCCGCTGACCCTCGACGGGAAGCCGTACCACGCGGCCGACGTGAACTACTGGGGTGTCGGATTCGCCGCCGACGACAACACCTTCTACGCCACGGTCCGCACCTCGGGCCGTACGTACCTGGTCAAGGGCGACTTCCGGAAGTGGACCGCGCGCACGCTGCGGACGAACGTCGAGTGCCCGTCGCTGTCGCCCGACAACACCCGGATCGTCTTCAAGAAGCGGGTCAACGCCAGCGCCAACCGGCCGTGGCGGCTGTACGTCCTGGACCTCGCGACCATGCGGGAGACGCCGCTCGCGGAGGAGCACAGCGTCGACGACCAGGCGGCCTGGCTGGACGACCGCACGGTGATGTACGGGTTGCCGCGGCACGGCGGCGGCTGGGACGTGTGGGCGGCGCCGGCCGACGGGAGCGGGGCGCCGCGGCTGCTGATCCACGACGCGAATTCGCCCGCGGCGGTGCGGTGA
- a CDS encoding VOC family protein — protein sequence MDIRLSQCFLAVDDPDKAIAFYRDALGLEVRNDVGFEGMRWVTVGSPSQPDVNIVLEPPLADPSASPADRQVVAELLAKGLLRGVIFATDDCDATFRRVGAAGGEVVQEPVDQPYGVRDCAFRDPAGNLLRFTQPLPK from the coding sequence ATGGACATCAGGCTCTCCCAGTGCTTCCTCGCCGTCGACGACCCCGACAAGGCGATCGCCTTCTACCGTGACGCGCTCGGCCTTGAGGTGCGCAACGACGTCGGGTTCGAGGGGATGCGCTGGGTGACGGTCGGGTCGCCGTCGCAGCCGGATGTGAACATCGTCCTGGAACCGCCCCTCGCCGATCCGAGCGCGTCCCCGGCCGACCGGCAGGTCGTCGCGGAGCTGCTGGCCAAGGGGCTGCTGCGCGGCGTGATCTTCGCGACGGACGACTGCGACGCCACGTTCCGGCGCGTCGGCGCCGCGGGCGGCGAGGTGGTGCAGGAGCCGGTGGACCAGCCCTACGGTGTCCGCGACTGCGCGTTCCGCGACCCGGCCGGCAACCTCCTGCGCTTCACCCAGCCCCTCCCCAAGTAG
- a CDS encoding helix-turn-helix transcriptional regulator: MRRPDLDDLVRLRRSRDRMDRDYAEPLDVPALARDALMSAGHFSRSFRAAFGETPYGYLMTRRIERAKALLRRGDLTVTEVCLAVGCTSLGSFSSRFTQLVGESPSAYRARSHEHGAVIPACIAKIHTRPVRKADASPAARP; the protein is encoded by the coding sequence GTGAGACGACCGGACCTCGACGACCTCGTCCGGCTGCGGCGGTCCCGCGACCGGATGGACCGCGACTACGCCGAGCCGCTGGACGTCCCCGCGCTGGCGCGGGACGCCCTGATGTCGGCGGGCCACTTCTCCCGCAGCTTCCGCGCGGCCTTCGGCGAGACGCCGTACGGCTATCTGATGACCCGTCGTATCGAGCGGGCCAAGGCGCTGCTGCGGCGCGGCGACCTCACGGTGACCGAGGTCTGCCTCGCGGTCGGCTGCACCTCGCTGGGGTCGTTCAGCTCGCGCTTCACCCAGCTGGTCGGCGAGAGCCCGAGCGCCTACCGGGCCCGGAGCCATGAGCACGGCGCCGTCATCCCGGCGTGCATCGCCAAGATCCACACGCGGCCGGTCAGGAAAGCGGACGCGAGCCCCGCCGCCCGGCCGTAA